The Candidatus Thiodiazotropha endoloripes genome has a window encoding:
- a CDS encoding FecCD family ABC transporter permease has protein sequence MVNLQQQRLILILCLLLACAALLSLLTGSASLPLYEALQQSFSEAEGVYGIILTELRLPRTLVAILAGASLGLSGAVMQSLLRNPLASPGLVGSASGAALGAVVSLYFGLSAVFTLALPLGGIGGALLATLTAYLLAGREAGPLTLILAGVAVNAFALALVSLLLNLAPSPYAVQEIALWMLGSLANISRNELWVMLPGTLIGWLLIWRQGHDLDLLTLGEETAESMGVELAKLRWRLFIAVGLIVGSAISVTGSIGFIGLMIPHILRPLVGYQPSRLLIPSALGGALLLLMADIGVRTIPLDTEIKVGVITSLLGAPFFLWLILKQRRSGT, from the coding sequence ATGGTCAACCTCCAGCAACAGCGCCTGATCCTCATACTCTGCCTGTTGCTGGCCTGCGCAGCGTTACTGTCACTGCTCACCGGCAGCGCCAGCCTGCCCCTCTATGAAGCGCTGCAACAGAGCTTCTCAGAAGCGGAAGGAGTGTATGGCATCATCCTGACCGAGCTACGCCTACCCAGAACCCTGGTGGCCATACTCGCAGGCGCCTCGCTGGGACTCAGCGGCGCGGTGATGCAGTCACTGCTGCGCAATCCCCTGGCCAGCCCTGGCCTGGTGGGCAGTGCCAGCGGCGCGGCACTGGGGGCTGTCGTCAGCCTCTATTTCGGACTCAGCGCGGTTTTCACTCTGGCCCTGCCGCTGGGCGGCATCGGCGGCGCGCTGCTCGCCACCCTCACTGCCTACCTGCTGGCCGGACGTGAAGCGGGCCCCCTGACTCTGATACTCGCCGGGGTCGCCGTCAACGCCTTTGCCCTGGCCCTGGTCTCACTGCTGCTCAATCTGGCACCCAGTCCCTATGCAGTTCAGGAGATCGCCCTGTGGATGCTCGGTTCACTGGCCAACATCAGCCGCAATGAACTCTGGGTGATGTTACCGGGCACTCTGATCGGCTGGTTGCTGATCTGGCGCCAGGGCCATGATCTCGATCTCCTGACCCTGGGAGAGGAGACAGCGGAGTCCATGGGGGTAGAGCTGGCGAAATTGCGCTGGCGACTGTTTATCGCCGTCGGCCTGATCGTGGGCTCGGCGATATCGGTTACCGGCTCGATCGGTTTCATCGGCCTGATGATCCCGCATATCCTAAGACCCCTGGTCGGTTATCAACCCAGCCGACTGTTGATTCCCAGCGCACTGGGTGGTGCCCTGCTACTGCTTATGGCGGATATCGGGGTACGCACCATACCACTCGATACGGAGATCAAAGTGGGGGTCATCACGTCACTGCTCGGTGCACCGTTTTTTCTCTGGCTGATCCTCAAACAGCGCAGGAGCGGAACATGA
- a CDS encoding DUF494 family protein, producing MNENVVDILIYLYENYMDGEHAPPTDQHELRDELIQAGFPSTEISKAFDWLDELAENAQDQQHDTRQSHSLRIFTEEETTRLDVDSRGLLMFLEQNEILTLAARELVIDRALALDTAVIAEEELKWIILLVLMNQPGQEAAFARMEDMVYNEAPVFLH from the coding sequence ATGAACGAAAACGTGGTCGACATTCTGATCTATCTCTATGAAAACTACATGGATGGTGAACATGCACCGCCAACGGATCAACATGAACTGCGGGATGAACTGATTCAGGCGGGCTTTCCTTCAACAGAAATCAGCAAAGCTTTCGACTGGTTGGACGAACTGGCGGAAAATGCCCAGGACCAGCAGCACGACACACGTCAATCCCACTCACTGAGGATCTTCACCGAAGAGGAGACTACCCGCCTGGATGTGGATTCACGGGGTTTGTTGATGTTTCTGGAACAGAACGAGATTCTCACCCTGGCAGCCCGCGAGCTGGTCATCGATCGGGCCCTGGCCCTGGACACAGCCGTCATCGCGGAAGAGGAGCTGAAATGGATTATTCTGCTGGTACTGATGAATCAACCTGGCCAGGAGGCTGCTTTTGCCCGCATGGAAGACATGGTCTATAACGAAGCACCGGTCTTTCTGCACTGA
- a CDS encoding YqiA/YcfP family alpha/beta fold hydrolase produces the protein MIVYLHGLNSAGSSGKAALLRQALPGIDLISPTYPAHSADLAVARLSDELNRLLSEPGRTDEPRLLVGSSMGGFYGAWLAQRLGFHHLVMINPALQPWQLLKQVVGWQFNEALNQGYFLSSRMVADTRRYHTPVEALAVPTTVLVDKGDELIDYRIAQEVYGDRVAMHCFEGGSHTFEHMDDAVAIIDQIHQSFL, from the coding sequence ATGATTGTCTATCTTCATGGTTTGAACAGTGCCGGCAGTTCCGGCAAGGCGGCATTGCTGCGTCAGGCGCTGCCCGGGATTGATCTGATCAGCCCCACCTACCCGGCCCATAGTGCCGATTTGGCGGTTGCCCGATTGAGTGATGAGTTGAACCGGCTGCTGAGCGAGCCGGGCCGGACCGATGAGCCACGACTGCTTGTCGGCAGTTCTATGGGGGGCTTCTATGGAGCCTGGCTTGCACAGCGTCTCGGCTTTCACCATCTGGTGATGATCAATCCGGCACTGCAACCCTGGCAGCTGCTGAAACAGGTGGTCGGCTGGCAGTTCAATGAAGCCCTGAATCAGGGCTATTTTCTCTCCTCGAGAATGGTTGCTGATACCCGTCGCTATCACACACCGGTTGAGGCGTTGGCGGTGCCGACCACGGTGCTGGTCGACAAGGGGGATGAGCTGATCGACTACCGGATTGCCCAGGAGGTATATGGCGACAGGGTGGCCATGCACTGCTTCGAGGGGGGCAGCCACACTTTCGAGCATATGGATGACGCGGTGGCGATCATCGACCAGATACACCAGTCGTTTTTATAG
- a CDS encoding ABC transporter substrate-binding protein: MGVKRLTTLLLGLFSLATAAAPPQRVVSLNLCSDQLLLMLASPDQVASVSHLAIEPNSSFVAHQAAAYPLNHARLEEIIQLQPDLVITVPYTNPRLVSSLHQLGFKTYQLALGSQLSEIRSEITGLANRLGQQARGAAIIEAMQQQVGLENEQAPADRPSALFYQPRGYTSAAGTLQDEAMRLAGWRNPATEAGLSGYVAAPLEQVIEWQPGLLITSTYGEPGVSRAEQLLHHPALKSVMQNRPSLKIPYKYWICPGPMLAQAITLLRSAHKEAP; encoded by the coding sequence ATGGGGGTTAAGAGACTCACCACCCTACTGCTGGGGCTGTTCAGCCTGGCAACGGCTGCAGCGCCGCCCCAGCGGGTAGTCTCTCTGAACCTCTGCAGCGATCAACTGCTGTTGATGCTGGCTTCACCTGACCAGGTGGCTTCGGTGAGTCATCTGGCGATCGAGCCAAACAGCTCATTTGTTGCTCATCAGGCGGCGGCATACCCGCTCAACCACGCTCGGCTGGAGGAGATCATCCAGCTCCAGCCGGACCTGGTGATCACCGTTCCCTACACCAACCCAAGACTGGTCTCCAGCCTGCATCAGCTCGGTTTCAAGACCTACCAGTTGGCATTGGGCAGTCAGCTGTCAGAGATCAGATCCGAGATCACCGGGCTGGCCAACCGGCTCGGACAGCAGGCCAGGGGTGCAGCGATTATCGAAGCCATGCAGCAACAGGTCGGGCTTGAGAATGAACAGGCCCCAGCGGATCGACCCAGCGCCCTCTTCTATCAACCCAGGGGATACACCTCCGCTGCCGGCACACTGCAGGATGAAGCGATGCGACTCGCAGGTTGGCGCAATCCCGCTACCGAGGCAGGGCTCAGCGGCTATGTTGCTGCGCCACTGGAGCAGGTGATCGAATGGCAACCAGGGCTGTTGATCACTTCAACCTACGGGGAGCCCGGCGTGTCCCGGGCCGAGCAGCTGCTCCACCACCCGGCTCTGAAAAGCGTCATGCAAAACCGCCCCAGCCTGAAGATTCCCTACAAGTACTGGATCTGTCCCGGCCCAATGCTGGCGCAAGCTATCACTCTGTTGCGTAGCGCACACAAGGAGGCACCTTGA
- the dprA gene encoding DNA-processing protein DprA, giving the protein MDDMPPTTPDKLDAWLQVTHTPGIGNRYFKRLIERFQTAEAILAASPDELASLSIPQTAIEQLCNANRQRIESTLEWLDQPGHQAVTLNDPDYPPLLREIDDPPAILYLIGNRELLMQPQLAVVGSRNPTQSGRENAREFARFLAGSGLTICSGLALGIDTEAHQGAISAGHTLAVMGTGPDRIYPAKNRELAHQIASEHLLITEFPPGTPAKAENFPRRNRIISGLSLGVLVVEATLQSGSLITARLAAEQGREVFAIPGSIHNPQSKGCHTLIRQGAKLVESAQDIGIELGPLAGLLEPLTEQTQPATPQLQRQTDPDYQRLEEALGYDPVSVDELITRTGLTPEAVSSMLLLLELEGHVSSAPGGYYSRVLTASRPSGRESK; this is encoded by the coding sequence ATGGACGATATGCCACCAACCACACCCGATAAACTGGATGCCTGGCTCCAGGTCACCCATACCCCCGGCATCGGCAATCGCTATTTCAAACGGCTCATCGAACGGTTTCAGACAGCCGAGGCCATTCTAGCGGCGAGCCCTGATGAGCTTGCCTCCCTGTCGATACCGCAAACCGCCATTGAACAGCTCTGCAATGCCAACCGACAGCGCATCGAATCCACCCTGGAGTGGCTGGACCAGCCGGGTCATCAGGCGGTAACGTTGAACGACCCTGATTATCCCCCGCTGCTCAGAGAGATCGATGATCCACCCGCGATACTCTATCTGATCGGCAACCGGGAGTTGCTGATGCAGCCCCAGCTTGCGGTGGTGGGTAGCCGTAATCCCACCCAGTCCGGGCGGGAGAATGCCAGGGAGTTTGCCCGTTTCCTGGCCGGCTCTGGTCTCACCATCTGTAGCGGTCTGGCCCTGGGAATCGATACCGAGGCCCATCAGGGTGCCATCTCGGCCGGTCACACCCTGGCTGTCATGGGTACGGGACCGGACCGCATCTACCCGGCCAAAAACCGGGAGCTGGCCCATCAGATCGCATCCGAGCATCTGCTGATAACCGAATTCCCACCGGGAACACCTGCAAAAGCCGAGAATTTCCCAAGGCGCAACCGCATCATCAGCGGCCTCTCACTCGGTGTTCTGGTGGTGGAAGCGACGCTGCAGAGCGGATCGCTGATCACCGCCCGACTCGCCGCAGAGCAGGGAAGAGAGGTCTTCGCCATCCCGGGATCGATTCACAACCCACAATCGAAGGGTTGCCACACCCTGATTCGCCAGGGGGCAAAACTGGTGGAATCGGCTCAGGACATCGGCATCGAGCTGGGACCATTGGCCGGTCTGCTCGAACCGCTAACAGAGCAGACTCAGCCAGCCACACCACAGTTGCAGCGCCAAACCGATCCAGATTACCAGCGATTGGAGGAGGCGCTGGGGTACGACCCGGTCTCAGTTGATGAATTAATCACCCGAACCGGTTTGACCCCGGAGGCAGTTTCGTCCATGCTGCTCTTGCTCGAGCTCGAAGGTCATGTATCATCGGCACCCGGTGGCTACTACAGTCGCGTATTAACAGCATCCCGCCCGAGCGGGAGAGAGAGCAAATGA
- a CDS encoding TonB-dependent receptor, producing the protein MNQQSHSWWVAPLLLTSLYSSSSQADTELTPLMVSATRSEQVNPLIPASIRLIDRQQIERSAASNLLQLLNGQSGIQISSLVGDGSQAVVDMRGFGPTAGANTLILIDGRRLNNSGDRANPDLNSIDLKRVERIEILQGSAGTLFGNQAVGGMINIITRVPEKLSGQVSAAIGSDHHTNLHAGIGDRLDNGLSYNLSAQQKKSDNYREQNEAERTDLNLRADYRHRLGKLFFEQQWIDDEQENPGSLFAEELAADRRQSADVYAGDYTNSESKVSRLGVTQDLNAHWSLEGELTYRKNEREFQNSFRNFPGSPATQDRTVKSFNPRLIGNLSLPTGDALITAGADLERTDYTLHTSFGPQILDQSIDAIYLQLLAPVNEETRFTLGYRHARIDNLIETASGSDRLDDRIDAASAGLNYTPSKQLRLFLRADENYRFATVDEHTNVVFGQPVGIDNQTGRSYESGIEWQQAQLTSRLLVYRLDLEQEISYDASGFVNTNLEETRRRGASLEAQWQVSEQLSLDGSLTYTDPEITDGPFKGNRIPMVASRSAKLAGHWQFTTAWNLFLEGVFNSERVVSGDFNNTLETLPGYGVLNTGAHFRTAPWHASLRIDNLLDKHYSNSAAAGFDSTFTQRVGYFPAPERNFWLTVNYSIE; encoded by the coding sequence ATGAATCAGCAGTCACATTCCTGGTGGGTGGCACCATTGCTCCTCACCTCACTCTACAGCTCGTCAAGCCAAGCGGATACGGAGCTGACCCCCTTGATGGTCAGTGCAACCCGCAGCGAACAGGTAAATCCACTGATCCCGGCCAGCATCCGGCTGATTGACCGTCAACAGATCGAACGCAGCGCAGCCAGTAACCTGCTGCAGCTGCTCAACGGCCAAAGCGGCATCCAGATCTCCAGCCTGGTGGGCGATGGCAGCCAGGCGGTTGTGGATATGCGCGGTTTCGGGCCCACCGCCGGGGCCAATACCCTGATCCTGATCGATGGACGAAGATTGAATAACTCGGGCGACCGGGCCAACCCCGACTTGAACAGCATCGACCTGAAGCGTGTCGAACGTATCGAGATTCTACAAGGCAGTGCGGGTACGCTCTTCGGCAACCAGGCGGTAGGCGGCATGATCAACATCATCACCCGGGTGCCGGAAAAACTCTCCGGCCAGGTGAGCGCAGCTATCGGCAGCGATCACCATACCAACCTCCATGCGGGGATCGGCGATCGGCTGGATAACGGCCTCTCCTATAATCTTTCAGCTCAGCAGAAGAAGAGTGACAACTACCGGGAACAGAATGAGGCCGAACGTACCGACCTCAACCTGCGGGCCGACTACCGGCATCGACTTGGCAAGCTGTTCTTCGAACAGCAGTGGATCGACGATGAGCAGGAGAACCCCGGCTCCCTGTTTGCCGAGGAACTCGCTGCCGACCGGCGCCAGTCTGCTGATGTCTACGCCGGGGACTACACAAACAGTGAATCGAAAGTCAGTCGACTCGGTGTGACACAGGATCTGAACGCCCACTGGTCACTGGAGGGTGAACTGACCTACCGAAAGAACGAGCGGGAGTTTCAAAACAGTTTTCGCAACTTTCCCGGTTCACCCGCCACTCAGGATCGCACGGTGAAAAGCTTCAACCCCCGTTTGATCGGTAACCTCTCCCTGCCAACCGGTGATGCCCTGATCACCGCCGGCGCCGATCTGGAGCGGACCGACTACACACTTCACACCAGCTTTGGTCCGCAGATCCTCGATCAATCGATCGACGCCATCTATCTGCAGCTGCTTGCGCCGGTCAATGAAGAGACCAGGTTCACCCTGGGCTACCGCCATGCCCGAATAGACAATCTGATCGAAACAGCGAGCGGCAGCGATCGACTCGATGACCGGATCGATGCCGCCTCCGCTGGCCTTAACTACACCCCGAGCAAACAGTTACGACTGTTCCTCAGAGCGGATGAGAATTATCGCTTTGCCACCGTCGATGAACATACCAACGTGGTCTTCGGACAGCCAGTGGGCATCGACAACCAGACTGGACGCTCCTATGAGAGCGGTATCGAATGGCAACAGGCCCAACTGACAAGCCGGCTGCTGGTCTATCGCCTCGACCTGGAACAGGAGATCAGCTATGACGCCTCAGGCTTCGTCAACACCAATCTGGAGGAGACCCGCCGCAGGGGGGCCAGTCTGGAAGCACAATGGCAGGTCAGTGAACAGCTCAGCCTGGACGGCAGCCTGACCTACACCGACCCGGAAATCACCGATGGCCCCTTCAAGGGTAATCGGATACCCATGGTTGCCAGCCGCAGTGCAAAACTGGCCGGCCACTGGCAGTTCACCACTGCATGGAATCTCTTTCTGGAGGGTGTCTTCAACAGTGAACGGGTGGTCAGCGGTGATTTCAACAACACTCTGGAGACCCTGCCTGGTTATGGGGTGCTGAATACAGGGGCCCATTTCCGCACGGCTCCCTGGCATGCTAGCCTGCGTATCGATAACCTGCTGGATAAACACTATTCCAACTCAGCAGCTGCAGGCTTTGACAGCACATTCACCCAGAGAGTCGGCTACTTTCCAGCTCCGGAGCGCAATTTTTGGCTAACCGTGAACTATTCGATCGAGTAA
- the topA gene encoding type I DNA topoisomerase translates to MNLVIVESPAKAKTIKKYLGGNFEVLASYGHVRDLIPKEGAVDPDKDFAMKYQVIERNDRHVQAITKALKKSEALYLATDPDREGEAISWHLSELLRERGKLKNKPVYRVVFNEITKKAVNDAIANPRDLSHDLVDAQQARRALDYLVGFNLSPLLWKKVRRGLSAGRVQSPALRMIVERELEIEAFKAEEFWTIEADTEKQKQAFSARLTHFQGEKLEKFSITDEASAKATEEKLQKAGEQGLLVVKVEKKQRKRNPAPPFTTSTLQQEAARKLGFTTQRTMRTAQQLYEGVDVGQGTVGLITYMRTDSVNLADEATAEIRELITQRYGADQLPPQVRQFKTKAKNAQEAHEAIRPTSVSRVPDEIKNHLSKDQAKLYELIWKRSVACQMIHATIHTVAVDLQCGSGNLFRANGSVIAKPGFIAVYQEGLDDGAKSDSDEKLLPALEEGETLPLKAIRPEQHFTEPPPRYSEASLVKALEEYGIGRPSTYASIISTLQDREYVILEKKRFKPTDVGRVVNKFLTEYFTRYVDYGFTANLEDELDAVSRGEEEWVPLLSKFWGPFKDRIDHTQENVKRSDVTHEALDEACPKCGEQLSIRLGRHGRFIGCNNYPTCDYTRDLNADSSEKEEPEVVEGRKCPECDSDLVIKRGRYGKFIGCSNYPKCRFIEPLEKPEDTGVTCPKCNKGNLLKRKSRRGKIFYSCSTYPDCDYAIWNEPIAEPCPNCGWPVLTIKTTKRKGSEKVCPQKECSFSEPYEG, encoded by the coding sequence ATGAACCTGGTAATTGTTGAGTCGCCGGCAAAGGCGAAAACCATCAAAAAATACCTCGGAGGTAACTTTGAGGTACTGGCCTCCTATGGCCATGTTCGTGACCTGATACCCAAAGAGGGGGCGGTTGATCCTGATAAGGATTTCGCCATGAAATATCAGGTCATCGAGCGAAACGACCGCCATGTGCAGGCGATTACCAAGGCTTTGAAAAAATCGGAAGCACTCTATCTGGCCACCGATCCGGATCGGGAGGGTGAGGCCATCTCCTGGCACCTGTCGGAGCTGCTCAGAGAGCGTGGCAAACTGAAAAACAAGCCGGTCTATCGGGTTGTGTTCAATGAAATCACCAAAAAAGCGGTGAACGATGCGATTGCCAACCCACGGGACCTCTCCCACGATCTGGTGGACGCCCAGCAGGCAAGGCGCGCACTCGACTATCTGGTCGGTTTCAATCTCTCCCCCCTGTTGTGGAAGAAAGTAAGACGAGGTCTCTCGGCTGGCCGGGTACAGAGTCCGGCACTGCGCATGATCGTAGAGAGGGAGCTTGAGATTGAGGCGTTCAAGGCCGAGGAGTTCTGGACCATAGAAGCGGACACCGAGAAGCAGAAACAGGCCTTCTCTGCCCGCCTGACCCACTTCCAGGGTGAAAAACTGGAGAAGTTCAGCATCACCGATGAAGCCTCTGCCAAGGCGACAGAAGAGAAACTGCAGAAAGCGGGCGAACAGGGACTGTTGGTCGTCAAGGTTGAGAAGAAGCAGCGCAAACGCAATCCCGCGCCCCCCTTCACCACTTCGACCCTGCAGCAGGAAGCGGCGCGCAAGCTGGGTTTCACCACGCAGCGTACCATGCGTACCGCCCAGCAACTCTATGAAGGTGTGGATGTTGGCCAGGGCACGGTCGGTCTGATCACCTACATGAGAACCGACTCAGTGAACCTGGCGGATGAGGCGACCGCAGAGATCCGCGAACTGATCACACAACGCTATGGCGCCGACCAGCTGCCGCCCCAGGTACGCCAGTTCAAAACCAAAGCGAAGAATGCCCAGGAGGCCCATGAGGCGATCAGACCGACCTCGGTAAGCCGGGTACCGGATGAGATCAAAAACCATTTGAGCAAAGACCAGGCGAAGCTCTATGAGCTGATCTGGAAACGCTCGGTGGCCTGTCAGATGATTCACGCCACCATCCATACCGTGGCGGTCGATCTGCAGTGCGGTAGCGGCAATCTGTTCCGCGCCAACGGTTCGGTGATTGCCAAACCGGGCTTTATCGCGGTCTACCAGGAGGGCCTGGATGATGGTGCGAAAAGTGATAGCGACGAGAAACTGCTGCCCGCTCTGGAAGAGGGGGAGACCCTGCCGCTGAAGGCGATCCGACCGGAACAGCACTTCACTGAACCACCACCACGCTACAGTGAGGCCAGCCTGGTAAAGGCACTGGAGGAGTACGGTATCGGCCGCCCTTCCACCTACGCCTCGATCATCTCCACACTGCAGGACCGGGAGTATGTGATACTGGAGAAGAAGCGCTTCAAACCCACCGATGTGGGCCGGGTGGTGAACAAATTTCTCACCGAATACTTCACCCGCTATGTGGACTACGGCTTCACCGCCAATCTGGAGGACGAACTCGATGCGGTCTCCCGAGGTGAAGAGGAGTGGGTCCCCCTGTTGAGCAAGTTCTGGGGGCCATTCAAGGACCGGATCGATCATACCCAGGAGAACGTCAAACGCAGCGACGTCACTCATGAGGCGCTGGATGAAGCCTGCCCGAAATGCGGTGAGCAGCTCTCCATCCGGCTTGGCCGACATGGTCGCTTCATCGGCTGCAACAACTATCCGACCTGCGACTACACCCGCGACCTGAATGCGGACAGCAGCGAAAAAGAGGAGCCGGAAGTGGTCGAGGGGCGCAAATGCCCTGAGTGCGACTCGGATCTGGTGATCAAACGGGGCCGTTACGGCAAATTCATCGGCTGCTCCAACTACCCCAAATGCCGCTTCATCGAACCGCTGGAGAAACCGGAAGATACCGGAGTGACCTGTCCGAAGTGCAACAAGGGCAACCTGCTGAAGCGTAAATCCCGTCGCGGTAAGATCTTCTACTCCTGCTCGACCTATCCCGATTGCGACTATGCGATCTGGAATGAACCGATTGCGGAACCCTGCCCCAATTGCGGCTGGCCGGTGCTGACCATCAAAACCACCAAGCGTAAAGGCAGTGAGAAAGTCTGTCCGCAGAAAGAGTGCTCGTTCTCTGAACCCTACGAAGGCTGA
- a CDS encoding ABC transporter ATP-binding protein yields the protein MRHLIGRGLSFNRDRQSILEQIDLHVEAGEMLGLIGPNGAGKSSLLRLLAGVTAADAGTLTLAGKPVSQLTPKSRAQQIAYLPQLTEIAWPMSVERLVALGRLPHLEHWQQATREDEATIDKVIEQTDLTAFRNRPYNTLSGGEQARVQLARALVTEADILLADEPVSALDPAHQLDVMALLQAYVQAGHGVIIVLHDLALAAHYCSRLQLLHQGRTLAEGQADQVLSDNHLEAAYGIATNPPEQRAGHGFALPWRRIEPEDRGR from the coding sequence ATGAGACACCTGATCGGCAGAGGTCTCAGCTTCAACAGAGATCGCCAGTCGATACTCGAGCAGATCGATCTGCATGTCGAAGCGGGTGAAATGCTCGGTCTGATCGGTCCCAACGGAGCCGGCAAGAGCTCCCTGTTGCGCCTGTTGGCCGGTGTCACAGCAGCCGACGCTGGCACACTGACCCTGGCGGGTAAACCGGTGAGTCAGCTGACCCCCAAGTCCCGTGCGCAACAGATCGCCTACCTGCCACAGCTGACCGAGATCGCCTGGCCGATGAGTGTGGAGCGATTGGTCGCCCTGGGACGTCTGCCCCACCTTGAGCATTGGCAGCAAGCCACCCGGGAGGATGAAGCGACGATCGATAAGGTCATCGAACAGACCGATCTGACAGCTTTCAGAAACCGTCCCTACAACACCCTCTCCGGTGGGGAGCAGGCAAGAGTCCAGCTGGCCCGGGCCCTGGTTACCGAAGCGGACATCCTGCTTGCGGATGAGCCGGTATCCGCACTCGACCCAGCCCACCAACTCGACGTGATGGCACTGCTGCAAGCCTATGTGCAGGCAGGCCACGGGGTGATCATTGTGCTGCACGACCTGGCCTTGGCCGCCCACTACTGCAGCAGACTGCAGCTACTTCACCAGGGCAGAACCCTGGCCGAGGGCCAGGCCGATCAGGTGCTCTCGGACAATCACCTTGAAGCCGCCTACGGAATCGCGACCAATCCGCCAGAGCAGCGGGCCGGACATGGCTTCGCCCTGCCCTGGCGACGCATCGAGCCAGAAGACAGGGGCCGGTAA